A single region of the Enterobacter cloacae complex sp. R_G8 genome encodes:
- the sodC gene encoding superoxide dismutase [Cu-Zn] SodC yields the protein MKRFALALVTLVVCAGAQAASDEVEMNLVTSQGVGQSIGTVKITETDKGLEFAPDLKALPPGEHGFHVHAKGSCQPALKEGKASAAEAAGGHLDPQRSGKHEGPNGMGHLGDLPVLVVNNDGKATDPVVAPRLKKLDEVKGKALMIHVGGDNMSDQPKPLGGGGARYACGVI from the coding sequence ATGAAGCGTTTTGCTCTGGCACTGGTCACGCTGGTTGTTTGCGCAGGGGCGCAGGCAGCCAGCGATGAAGTAGAAATGAATCTCGTCACCTCGCAGGGCGTAGGTCAGTCCATCGGCACAGTGAAAATTACTGAAACCGACAAAGGACTGGAATTTGCGCCCGATCTCAAAGCCCTGCCTCCCGGCGAACATGGTTTTCATGTTCATGCTAAGGGCAGTTGTCAGCCGGCGTTAAAAGAGGGTAAAGCCTCGGCAGCAGAGGCGGCAGGCGGCCACCTTGACCCACAACGTTCCGGTAAGCATGAAGGCCCGAACGGAATGGGCCATCTGGGCGATCTACCCGTGCTGGTGGTGAATAACGACGGTAAAGCCACGGATCCCGTGGTTGCGCCTCGCCTTAAAAAGCTGGATGAGGTGAAAGGCAAGGCGTTAATGATCCACGTCGGCGGCGACAATATGTCCGATCAGCCGAAACCGCTTGGTGGTGGTGGAGCACGCTATGCCTGCGGA